The region ATAATCTCCATAGGAAGGGCTCAGTAGCAATACCTTACTGGGCTTAAGAGTGAAAAGGGTAAAGAAAAGGATTTCTGTCGCCCCGTTTGCGAAAATAATCTCCTTTGGATCAATAGACCAGCTCTGGCTATAAGCTTCCTTTAAGCTTTCTTGGTGGGGTTCTGGATAATGTTCTATTCTATCCAGTTCGATGTTTATTACGGCCCGTAGCCAATCTGGATAACCAAGAGGATTGATATTGGCGCTATAATCCAGGATGTCCTCTTCGGGAATATCCCATTTCTTTAGGTATTCTGCAATGTGTCCTCCATGTTTCATTGATGCTTCCTTTCCGGGAGGAGATAGGTTTCATTATCCCTTGTGAAGGACACAAAAGTCATTCCAAATACTTTTTCAAGTTGCTTTGAGGAAGCAAGTTTATTCCCTCTGTCATAGAACACAGGATGACCATTTTCCAGTAGCAAAATATTGTCAGAGTAACCTACAGCGGCATTGATGTCATGGAAGATACTTATAATAGTAATATCCTTTTGTTGGATTCTTTTTAGTTGTTGTAATAATGCCCCCTGATGTTTGGCATCAAGATGATTTGTCGGTTCATCAAGTATCAGACAAGAGCTTTCTTGGGCAAGAGCTTTCCCTAGTAATACCAACTGCATTTCCCCTCCACTGAGGGTGTCAATGGTTTGATGTGATAGGGAAGCTATTCCAAGCTCTTCCATTATCTGTATAACAATTTGCTTATCCTGTTCCGTTTCCTGTTTCCATAGACTTTGATGGGCGTAGCGTCCCATCATGATTAATTCGCTTACAGTATAGGGATATGATGTTTCCGGGCGTTGGGGCACATAAGCAATCATTTTTGCCCTTTCTTTATGGGAGTATCGAGACAGCGGTTTGCCTGCCAGTTTGATAGAATGTTTGGATGGCAATAGTCCCATCATTAATTTGATCAGGGTTGTTTTTCCAGAACCATTGGGGCCGATGATGCCTAGAAATTGCCCTGATTCTATAGTTAAATTAAAGTCTTGCAGGATTGTTTTTTTTCCATAGGACCATGACAGTTGGGTGATATCGAATAGGGGTATCATCTTTTTTGTCCCCGGCCTAAAAGGAATAAG is a window of Spirochaeta cellobiosiphila DSM 17781 DNA encoding:
- a CDS encoding ABC transporter ATP-binding protein — its product is MIPLFDITQLSWSYGKKTILQDFNLTIESGQFLGIIGPNGSGKTTLIKLMMGLLPSKHSIKLAGKPLSRYSHKERAKMIAYVPQRPETSYPYTVSELIMMGRYAHQSLWKQETEQDKQIVIQIMEELGIASLSHQTIDTLSGGEMQLVLLGKALAQESSCLILDEPTNHLDAKHQGALLQQLKRIQQKDITIISIFHDINAAVGYSDNILLLENGHPVFYDRGNKLASSKQLEKVFGMTFVSFTRDNETYLLPERKHQ